The sequence below is a genomic window from Candidatus Cloacimonadota bacterium.
GCGGATTTATTCGCTCGGAATTTCGACTTTACAAGTCGAGAATTGCACATTTTGCAAAAATGTGTTACAAAAAAATTCCATCGAGACGATGGAGATACAGGAGAAAAATCATGTGCGAAAAAACAAAAAAGAGTGAATTCAAAGTAAAAGGAGAAGAACTCCTTAAAAAAGTAAAAGAGATCATTCACGAAGGAAATGTCCGCAAGATCATCATTAAAAATGAGGACGGAAAGACTTACCTGGAAATTCCGGTAACGATCGGTGTTGTCGGAGTTTTACTCGCTCCGGTTTGGGCAGCGATTGGCGCTTTAGCTGCTGTTGCTTCCAAATTCAAGATCGAGATCATCAAAAAAGAAGAAGAAAAGGAAGCGGAAAAAGAATAATAATCTGATTTGAAAAATAAATACAAATACATCACGATCGTCGGCTCGACCTGCAGCGGAAAGACTACTCTTGCCAGACATCTTTCCAGAATCCTTCATATTCCTCATATCGAACTCGACGCAATTTACTGGGGACCAGACTGGACAGCAAAATCATTTCCTGAATTCAGGAAAGAAGTCGAAGAAATTGTTGAAAGAGATTCCTGGATCATCGAAGGAAATTACATGTCTGTGCA
It includes:
- a CDS encoding DUF4342 domain-containing protein, with the protein product MCEKTKKSEFKVKGEELLKKVKEIIHEGNVRKIIIKNEDGKTYLEIPVTIGVVGVLLAPVWAAIGALAAVASKFKIEIIKKEEEKEAEKE